The genomic stretch tttttagcataggttatgttttgtgtttcttttagtgatatttctggctgcttttatgttgcaatttgcgacaatgtgtctgatgcgctaCGGTCACCTATACTAAGACCGCTGTGGTCGTtgtttagcactaataaaacattattatcattacatatccagtttcaaacaaaaacacgccttatttataCCCTGAAACAATCtttattgactgattgatttttagTACTATGACTGTGCATCAAATGCAGGCGCTAAGTGCTAAAATGGAATCTCCCGCCTTGagcgatgcaagattgggaataatttgactaagaaacttatcctcacagtgcatcatcacgttaacggttatgcataagaaagaaacgagaacgttTATTTTCCGCTATCTTCAtaatgtatattccaatttgttgttgactgtattattcatgtgaattcttcagtgcgagatttccgtcatcatagcgcaggtactggacgtagctagtctctgatgtgtagtctataattggtagtcccttgcgggtaaatatgcacttaacttcacgtaaatacgggccgtgaatactacacgcttgtctgcgctacacactgtgtcacacgttccacgtgcaaaaggcttccccatcgcatacattttacgtgacaaaccactgccacacaagtagtctcacgggttaatgagtCCAAAGGCCCAAAGTGGACATATAAAATTCGGGAAAAcacccgtacgcaccaaagctacatacgcgaaggcgcAGATACGGCGGcagtaccagaccgttacgcgcgaaatcgtcacgggtggcgctgtcgatcaagcggccgcagCGTCCTCTCGCTAGTGCACCGAAAAAAGAggaggtttattggtctcggtggcgggccgcgacaatgctggctcgtCTACCTAACGTCCCCCCCCCCTGACAGTACTGACTGACGATAATCcatttacgagcagctaagtaagcttttgttctggtctccaaggccatgccctaagtccgctgtccatgaaagaaaagaggagagagggaacactacagtgtgcgtgcgcgccgcatggtcggcggatggatacggtcaaaatgtcccgcccggtttttcctgtgctacggctagagggcgacacagaatgacgcggtttacggtgctttgagacggtatttatccgtactcacgtttcatgcttttttctaaaaacggaaagtggtagacatataaatttgatgtcaatcgattcctgaaatatttccagagaaagtaaatggaaagttttttcgAAATGTCTATAGAtgtttaataaaacctgttcaaagagggaggagaaaaattgtgtatttttttcgcattcgtgacgtcgccgtaaaatacatacgacatgtataagaaatcctgtagcgtaaatatcttcatctcgtcttcctctttatgatgaaaccatccgtgtcaaaatctgcgcggtggttaccgagaaaaagcacaaagactgttccataggaaatacattgggacggagagctggtatgccctcttaacgtTGGTATACGATGTCGCCACTGTTGCCAGATAATATGATTACATAAAGCCGGCTGATGCAGATGTGATGAAGTAGCCTGCAGCCGTATGCAGTGTTACATACAGCCTACTGATGCGACTCAGCGAGGAAACAGCATTCTCGATCAGTTTGCAACATACGCCGTCTGCTCCACTCTCGCTTCTCTGTATGTTCATGTTTCAAGGGATATACTATGAACGTTCCATATTTTCCATtagttttttttccccttcaatGACGTACTTTACTTATTCCACTTAAAACAGGCTTAAAATACAAACTTTGTGCCTGCTTTTCCCTCCTGTCACTTCATTCCTGTAGAGCACTGGAGGAAAGGAAGGAGGTGATACATATACACTCCATGACAAGACTGCTTGCTCTGCTACACGAAAGGTCAATTTCATATCACATTCTAGACATGCACAGTCTTGTAGATTTCCAGTTCCCGATCACAGTCACTATATACCTGGTAGTTCTTTTTTCGAGATTTACATTCGTCGAGGCTCTCTTCCCCACATGAAGCTGGAGTcgtgcaggcaaagcacgctgtACAGGATTAGGTTGACTGTTCTGCATGTGCATAGGAGGGTGGTGGGGGCCACGTTTCGCTGCCGCACGTGCTAGTTCATAACAAACCTGCTACTACAATCTACTTTGCCTGAAAATAGAGAGGTCAAATATTTATTGGCTTGGTCGTCGTCGTCCGACCAATGCAACGGTTCAGAACTGGTCCACTTTTTCAAgtacaactcagggaaaaggtgCTAATGCAAGGAATCtcaccggaaatcagaagacgaaAGAGTTACTTCCATTCGTTAATTTCGAGGCTTTCGTGTTTCAGAGCGCTCAAAGTCTTTGGTTAAATACTCTTGCACAAGTATCCACTAGCACGGGAGTCACTCTTGCCTACACCATTTATTACCCTCATATGGTCATTGAACATCAGTAACCACAAAAGTATTTTTAAAAATTCACGCAAACTGAATAGGCAGCAACACACATTCCATCAAAATTTCTTGTGAAACTACATTCATTCAGCTGGATTTTGGTACCATGGTGTTTTTACTCTTCGGGTCCTTCCCCTTTAGTGTAGAAAGTCACCAGTAGGTTTATGTTTTGGCTACACACCCACAAAGATCACGTGTGAAGCCATAGAGCTTTATTCTCCATCTTCCAAAACAGTGACTTGTACGCGAGGCAACATTTACCCAGAGAGGCAGCACTCTGGGTTGTAACTGTCATAACCCGGTACACTTGTATAACACTTATTCGACTCCACGAACTGCCCAGTCCATGGCATACTGTGGCATCCTTATGGAATAATTCGTTCTAGAAAAGTAGGACTGCAAAAAAATCTAACAAGCAGCCTATGCTTCACGCAGCCTTTAGCAACGTCGCAGAGAACAcattgtgtcaccacttccaggCACTTTTTCTTCTTACGAATCCAGAACCCGCTGTTACAGCGGTGCAATCAAGAAGAGTCCTTTACGCGCACAAGTTTTCTCGTCACCTTTGCAATTGTACAGATGGCGACGAGGCACCCAAACACTACGTTAATAGTCCCATTAGCAGGCGTGCCTACAAAACAGGTTTCGTCAGTGTGCACCTTCGATTTGGAGCCTATGAAGTCCCTCACATGGCCTCCGACGTGCTGCGGATGTATTGCACTGGTCTCAAGAAAATGTGTACTTTGCTGTATGCAGACACCAACCGAAGGCACAGTAAAACACTCTCGATGAACTGTTCTCTCTTTAGGTCAGTGAAGACTTGGAATATATATATGTCAGTCGTACTTGGTCTTGCCAAGAAATGCTCGATGCCCTGAAAAAATACAAAGACTAAGATATGTGACAACTATAGCTCAAGTTTTTTCTCACTAACATTACTAACACCTGTCACCCATCCAAGATCTCTGAGACAAACTGGGAAATGTTTGTGCTGTCCTTGCTTGCCAGGAATGGCATCTCCAAGAGCTCTACATAGCTGGGCCTTTTTGCTGATGGCTTCTGAAGGCTGCGTTGGACAAATGAGCACAATGACCATCGAGTTGTCTTGTACACTATAAGCACAAGTTATTCTTATACACACAACACCTCATACAGGTTGGGTTCCTTTATTTAACTCGCGCGAGTCAGAGTCAGAGTCAGAGTCAGAGTCAGAGTCAGAGTCAGAGTCAGTCAGAGTCAGTCAGAGTCAGTCAGAGTCAGTCAGAGTCAGAGTCGTGACATGCGAGTGTCATCGTAGGTCATCGACTCCAGCGCGACTCGCATCGAGAAGAGAGTCACTGGGAATCGACTCTTGAGCACCTCCAGTGTTGATTCCCCCGAATTTTAGAAGGGCGATCAGGGGCGATTTAGGGGCGATCACATCATCAGAGCTGCACCAGGGCATTTTTGCCCAGCAAGAGTCGACTCTCTCGGCTATCGAGTATTTCGAGttcaataaacgaacacaaccacAGTGAACCTATGATAATACTACAAATTTTACAATTACACTTTCACAAATAAGACATCCAATACTGAGCATGTATGCATTAAAGCGTTGAAAGTAGCtaactctgtgtgtgtgttgtcctgtttttagcgcttttagcaAAATGGAAGCATGGGCATCCACAGatagaatggcgtagatgcaggctagctggcggataaactccatgatagacaagcctgagcgatgtgcaagacatgtaaacaacacaacacgaaggctcaaaaccagcaaaacgTCGGAGGCAAATGCACAAGTATCCTCTAGCAAGGGAGTCGCTCATGCCTACATCATTTATTGCCCTCATATGGTCATTAAACATCAGTAAGCACAAAAATATGATATGAAAAAAATCATGCAAATTGAATAGGTGGCAGCACACATTCCCTCGAAATTTATTGCGCAAACTACATTCATTCAGCTGGATTTTAGTACcatgctgtttttcttttcgggTGTTACTTATCAGGTCCTTCCCCTTTAGCGTAGCAAACAATAGCGTAGTAAACATGTGCATCCACCTTCAATGGTATTTtcaccaatcaatcaatcatttgcAATGGTGAAAATATTCaagacacaaagaaaaaaataaggtAATTTCCTGACAAGAGAGATCAAGAATAGCACAAGCACAGTGGAATTTGGACGTTGGTGCAATGTGCCTGACGACATTGTCGTGCACGTTTTTAAAAATATGGTTTGTCTAACGCTTTGAATGCAACGGAGGACAATCAGCTGTGGCCAGATTGTGACAAAGAGAACAGAGGCAAAGAAAGTGGCGACCATTTCCAACTGTTATACTGCCTCCCGAATCTCTGTTTACTTTTTTCTTCCACATTTGTGTAAACTGAACTCGGGGGGTCATCTTAGATTTGAGAAAATATGGTAACTGTAAAAACATGTGCAGCTGGAAACTGTACCATCAAAGTTTCGGTGCACTCTGACACCGAACAACGAAACATAGCGTCAGTACGCCGGCAAAAATTTCCTCAACATGTCACCACTCACCAGCTGCTAATAAATTCTTCGTACTCTGGAGAAAACTGTCCTTGAGGCAATCGGGGAGGGTCGTCCTCAACGACATGCTTCAGTTGTTCGAAAGGGGTCTTGAATTCTGGGTAAGGAAACTTCCCAATTGACAGCTCCAGCTGAAAAGGCAGGTTAGCTTTGTCAGAAACACAGCCAAGAAGGAACGCCACCTGACACGCACCATTGTGATGCCCAAACTCCACACGTCAGACTTGACATCGTAGCCGAGGTGAGACTGCTCCGGGTTTATCCGCTCTGGCTGAAAGGGAAGGATGTTGAGAGACTTTTACCAAAAACCATGAAACAGAGCAGTCAAAAAACTATGAAATATCTGTAAAATATCTATAAAAACTATctaaaaatatgtaaaaaaaactataaaatAACTATAAAATATCAAACCATcaatcaaaccaaaccaaaatCCAAAACCATCAAACAGAGCAGTAAAAAAACTATGAAATATCTGTAAAATATCTATAAAAACCATATgtaaaaatatgtaaaaaaaaactataaaatATCTACAAAATATCTGTAAAGGTGTTCGGGAATCACTCAAACGACTAACTCCAAGGAAGAGCACGAGAGTATGCGCGATCACCACCACCATGTGAGCTTGTCAAGTGCGGAGAGAAAGCTTATGCTCGACGCATATTGTAAGGGGCGGAAACAGCGGCTGGCTGCTCCAAGTGTGGGGCGCCTTATGCCGCTTTCACACGGGCATTTGAATGATCACTGCAGGATATAGTCATTTAACACTTTGAGCACCACTGAAGCTGTCCCGCTGCCACACGGGCCGATTCAACGCTTCGAGAGGTTGACTTGAGCACCCCAGATGGTGCAATACGTGTTCATCTACGTTATCTGCATAGGTTTTACGTGATTTACATCGTGGTTTTAGCAAACAAAAGGCACCTATAATTATGGAAAATGTAAGGCAAACAACGATTCTTGAATTTTAATAGTGTTTAAAGCATTCGTTACACGTAGCTACTAATTTAATACgcattttttttcaaccgcaCATGATGTCGAGAGTAGGAAAGTCAATTTGTGAATGCCAACCACATGTAATGGGAGCAATAACTGTTTTACTGAAGTTCCATGACATTTCATACCACTTCTTGCGGGTTTATTGTGtgcatttgtttgtttctttgccgATCATGAGGCTGCCAGCAACAGTCTTGAAGGACCCTTCGGAGCTTCAATGGCAAGGCAAGGACCATCCAAGTCAGTGACAGTACAAAGCAGCCATATAGTGGCGTCCCACTTTCATTCACATCAATCGTTATCCATTTCAAGCGTCACTGAAACATCCGTGACAGCGGTATAGCTATGTACAGAGATACAGAAGGGAATAAAGTGCCACAGTATACTAACGCTtctgtcttcagaatcctacctaATCTATGTCATTGCAGTCTACGTGCCTCACATTGTATTCTCTCAAAACATTAGTGTATACACTGTGTAACGCCGAAGTGTCACAAACTTAACTGATAGCTTTGAGAAGTGTGATGTTACAATATGCACAACCTGCCATACATCTGGCAACGTGGGGCAGAGAACAGGAAGGTGCGTGCGCTTTTGTTGGGGGGCAGACATCAAAGCACACAATGACATCATCTACTCTTGCAGAATCCAAAACCACAAAGTTATGGGAGATTTTGTAGAAAGCTCGTGGAAAGCGCATGATGTTCACTGGTGGAATttatacagtcgccgaccgatttttcagaCTTCCACAAGCCACAAAATCAGTCCAACTTTTTCATGAATGGCATAAATCCGCTTTGAAAGCCTTCAATAGAAACATTCAAAGTGATGTAAAAAAAGATTCTATATATGTCTTcctcgcagcgctaacacgcaacAACATGTCACAGCCAATTTCAGTGAGCGTAGTACAGTTGCCGACCGATAATTCAGACTCCAAATATTCATGCAATGACGGCCTGCCATAAAAACCACGTGCTTGGTCCCCTACTGACTACGCTTTCCCAGCCGCCAATCCCATGGCGCAACCTCCTCGCTCCTCGTGCTTCCTTGCCAGGCAGTGTCCCAGCTGTGCTGCCATTATGGATTATGCAAACGCATTTTGGTTtgctttcgttttgtttttgttgagaTACATTTCTAAGTTCCCTGCTTGTCTGTGAGCTGTGAAGGCAGCACGCGGGTGAAGTATAAGACGTTGACGATGAAAGAAAAAGTGGCGATCCTTGCAGCTGCGAGATCTGCAATGTGCTGTAAGCTCCTGCTGGTGACACAAGCTCCGAGGGTTTCGCGTCTTTCGAAGAGTACGCCAGGATAGAAGACACAGAACAGACCTGTTCCGCAAGTCTCACCGGGGGCATCGTTCTGACCACGGCTCACGCAAATGAACAGAGAGGCGGCAGCGGCGATGAATCCGCACACGCGCCATTGCTTTTGGAAGTTTATTAAGCCAGCAGCGTCTGCGCAGCAATCTGATGGACTTTGCAGCCCAACTTGAATGAAAGATGACGTGTGATATCCTTAGTGAGTTCTTCGGCAAATAAACATTTTTTCATTCAACATGTCCCGAGGTTCGCTTAGTTCAAACGCCCACTTAATTCGAAAACTTTTTCGCCGTCCAGACGACTTGGAATTAACGAGGCAAACTGCAACTGTATGTAGGCAAAGGAAGACTCACCGCCATGTATGGCTTACAGCCAGCATTCATTGTTTTGGCAACAGAGTCTACCAGGTTACCAGAGATGCCAAAGTCGCACATCTTGACATCACCCTGTCGATTGACCAGGATGTTGGAAGGCTTCACGTCACGATGGATTACCTGCAAGTGGCTCTGCAGGTAATGCAGGGCACTCACGACCTGCAGGAAGAAACAGTCATTGTCCAGCAAACGTggtaaaaagaaagtgcctTACAGCATAGGCGATCTTTCCAAGGATTTCTTCGGGTATCGTCTTGCCCTGGCCAAACACCTTCCGGTAGAATTTGTCCAAGGACGTGTCCATGACTTCCATGCAGATCCATACATCTCCCTACAGACACAGCAATGAATCAACATTAATGTCGAGGAACGCGAGAATTTACAGTGCTCTCTCGTCATGTCCTTCGAGGGATGTACCGAAAGTCAAGAGCAAACTTTTTCTTGTAAAATATCACGCTTTATTAGTCGCAAACAAAAATGCACCATTTCAATGTACAGTCTTTCCTGTATTTTTCTACGTGGCTCTTCTACCACTTTTCTGTTCACATTTGTCCCAGAATTCTGGAAGTTTGAAAATTCTGCTGACGGAGAAGTCCATTTCAGCCATCTGAACACATTGACGCGCTGCTTTTTGGATTCCGTGCTGCTGATCTTTCACAAATCCGAACAGATGGGAATTGGTGGGTACCAGAATAGGGCTGTAAGGTAGGTGTGGAAGAACTTCCCACCCCATCTTTGCAATTGCTGCTGGGGCGTGGGGGGATCACCCCGACGCACCAAACGTATAGACACACACATGCGCTGCCAAATTTCAAGGCAATTAGTGATCGAACTCTGGTCTGTAAAGATGTCTCGCAAATGCAAAGCCGTGGTGGATGATATGAATAGGAGAGACGCTGTACGTACGCTTGTGCCGCAAACAATGCACCACTCCCGACGCCACACGACGCGGCAAACTACGCAAGCACACGCAGTTGTGATCACCACAAACAACAATCTTTCGCTGTTTTTTGCCTTGCCGACGCAGGATGGTTAAAGCACCACAACTGGGGCTTTCAGAAAGTGATGTCCCAGCTGTGGGGGAAGACATGAACGGGTAAGACGTCCTACACTATCTCCTGCGCTGGTGCCTGAAACACCACCATTCCGTGACTCGGCTGTGACGCCTTTCATTCAACTCTGAGTAAACAGCACGCGCGTGATTTTGTGCGCATCTACAGGTCACTATTGCAGGAGAGAAAACGTTAAAACATTCAAGCAACCTTCTCCGATTGTGAGCAGAGAGAAAATACGTAGCAAGTACGCATTTCCTGCACTTTGGTATGCTCATCTACTTCATTTGTGATCatacgattgattgattgattgattgattatgtgtttaatggcacaaaggcaacaaaggccatagagcgccaaaactatggtgagtgtgtcggagatgattatgggaaagatgatgtgagagagagtgtggtagttaaaacctatctacaggtatgagcgatgagcgatgattgattgaccaggataagagagagggggatgacgatagcaagcgagcatggcagttaaaagctatctacaagtgatCTGATCAtatgaatttcggatgatacaaaTATTTTCCGTAACCCCGAGAGACTCGTATGTTTCAGATTCTACTTCATGTTGCGGTCTGGAGTTTCCATGCTACTTGATGGCTCTTCTCGGCTATGGGCAGTGTGATGAGTTGGGTGCTGTGGACAACATAGCTGCGTTCAGTTTCAGATTGCAATGGATAGTTTTCACTGAAGGAAAGTTTCGGGATCTGAAACCTAGTCTTATCGTCACAGAGACCAAACAAATGGCCGCATATAACTGTTCTAATGTACAGCTGCAGATTGCATTTTATAGGTGTCACTGAATTTGGCTTGCTAATCGCCTGTGCCGCTCAAAAGTGTGTCCTTTTGTGAGAAGTTCACCAAGGAAGCAATTTCTTGCAGATCATACCTCCGTGTAGAGCGCACCGTAGAACTGGACTGTGTTTGGGTAGTCACTGCTGCGCATGCTCACGTCCAGGTCCATGAGCAAACGTTTCTGCTCCTGGCTGCATTCCGTGAAAGGAATCCGCTAGAGGCAAAGACACAAATATGATTTCCATGTGCTATGAGCTCAGTAGCATGTAATTATGCTCAGAGCACTCAACCAATCCCACTGGAGCTCGAAGGCATGTGACCTTGCCCGCAATGATGTCAGAGAAAGACAAGTTTCCTTATTGGCAGTACTGATCTTCTAGGTATTCGTTGCTCTAAACCATTAAATTCAGTTTGCATTGATAACTACAAGAGACGTCTTCCACACATATCTGGCGTAACTCTGGGGGAAGAGCTACAAATCCTTTAAGGAagacatcaacaacaacaacaaaaaaaaagactaagAGAGGCTTAAATAGGCATAACTTTTCGCAGAAGAGGCACTACATACACTATCAGCACTAGGAGCAATGCCATCAGCATTGGTTGCTTTACGGTAACATAGGTACCACTTTATCGCATGCACTTCTGTGACAATTGCTGTTCAGCAATAATATGCTTGTATTATAACTTCTGAGGTGATTCTTCAGTTGCACTACAAAGATTCCACGagaagaaggaaggaaagagagaggaaTAGGAAGAAAAATAGTATGGAGATTTTAGATTCCACAGAAGCACTCTGATCACATTGCAATCTTTATTTTGGAATTGAACTACAGGCACCGTACACATGCCTTCTTATTGAAAGCATGAAGGCAGTAGAAGACAAGGATGATTTCATTGTGTTCCGGCGTGAAATTCTGTCGCCTGTTACTACGAATTGTCCTACATGACGAAGACGACCTCATAATATCGACAGATTTGATGGTGCATGCCTGAACGAACATGGCTACTcacgagggatatcgttaggAACAGAACGAGCGTCACCACCAGAGTTGTAAAGTAactaattacaagtaattgggGTACTGTAAGTTATTACTTTTACTGTAACCAATGACTTTCTAAGATGTggaactgtaatttaattactttttccagTTACTCTCAGGAAAGTTATACTTCAATCAAATTTCCATGCAACTGTTAGGTCCTAGGATGGAGTGCTATGTAACAAATTTATCAGAATTTATCAGACACTATAAGCACACCTGCAAGGGCAGACACAGCTTTGCACTGGGTGCAAGGAGTTTGGGCGAAAACGAATTCACTTTCTGTCACAGAGGGAAACACTCCCATTCTGCGATGCAATGGCGGCGAAGCATGTCCTTGTCTGTTACAGGCTCTTTTGGTTTTCGTTGCAATGACTATTAAATGAACACAAAGCAGCAAGTAAAGTACCCTTTTAGGCACGTATTGGCGCCTATTTTCAAAAGCGGCactaatctaaaaaaaaaagcactaacATTACAGTACCAATATGTCCCCTTCGACCTGATTCGTGCTTAGAACATTAAAAGGCAGCATCCATAGGTCTCCCAAAGAAAAGGCACATGCCTGGAAATATGCTCATTATCAATCATGCATTGGGTCTgaggttttcgggaaatatttttgccaaatttggggggtaaaaatctggtggGAAACATCAGCAACCAATTATGGTGTAAAATTTCTGGTATTATATGATGCAGGTAAAACTCTGGTTTATCAGGCTTGTTGTACATAGTATCAcaaatgcaaaaagaaaacagcttttaAACTAAGTAATAGCACTGTCTGTGACAAAATGAGCACTGCGTTAAAAGGTCTATGGCAATCCAAACCTGCATTGAGTGGAATGGTAAATCAAATCTGCACGGTAATGCAAATATGCACATGGATTAAAGTACTACTCCACTTAATGTGACGCTGTTACAAGTCTTCGTGTGAGAAGCACTTTCGCTTTCGTGTCGAAGCAGGAGAAATGAGCGTCTGAATTCTGTTACGTTCGGTGATTCATTGTCAGTTCTGCTTACTTTGGCTCCTGACTCCTTTCATTTCAGAACGGGCACGACACACGCGGGACTGCCGGCATTTTTCTGCTGATTTCTAGAAATGTGCGCGCGCTCGGCCATGCATGGGACCTCACAAAAC from Ornithodoros turicata isolate Travis chromosome 4, ASM3712646v1, whole genome shotgun sequence encodes the following:
- the LOC135391593 gene encoding dual specificity mitogen-activated protein kinase kinase 6-like isoform X1; this translates as MKRLAGKKNLVKINLPEAPVESIQQRATLPRNLDSHDKLRIEGQEVEVWTKDLHTLEELGRGAYGTVEKVEHKPSGIIMAVKRIPFTECSQEQKRLLMDLDVSMRSSDYPNTVQFYGALYTEGDVWICMEVMDTSLDKFYRKVFGQGKTIPEEILGKIAYAVVSALHYLQSHLQVIHRDVKPSNILVNRQGDVKMCDFGISGNLVDSVAKTMNAGCKPYMAPERINPEQSHLGYDVKSDVWSLGITMLELSIGKFPYPEFKTPFEQLKHVVEDDPPRLPQGQFSPEYEEFISSCLQKPSAKRPSYVELLEMPFLASKDSTNISQFVSEILDG
- the LOC135391593 gene encoding dual specificity mitogen-activated protein kinase kinase 6-like isoform X2; the encoded protein is MKRLGKKNLVKINLPEAPVESIQQRATLPRNLDSHDKLRIEGQEVEVWTKDLHTLEELGRGAYGTVEKVEHKPSGIIMAVKRIPFTECSQEQKRLLMDLDVSMRSSDYPNTVQFYGALYTEGDVWICMEVMDTSLDKFYRKVFGQGKTIPEEILGKIAYAVVSALHYLQSHLQVIHRDVKPSNILVNRQGDVKMCDFGISGNLVDSVAKTMNAGCKPYMAPERINPEQSHLGYDVKSDVWSLGITMLELSIGKFPYPEFKTPFEQLKHVVEDDPPRLPQGQFSPEYEEFISSCLQKPSAKRPSYVELLEMPFLASKDSTNISQFVSEILDG